GCTCAACTGGGTTATCTGTAAGAAGTTTGATGCTGAGTTGTGGGATCTTATCAAATACCTCATCAGCAAAGAACTTAATAGAGGGGTTAACCTTCTTATAAAGCTCAGCCGTTACAGTTACGGCATTGACCTTATCATATACCTCCTTAAATCCTGGAAAGTCATTAACAGAGGAAGTTTTAATAGCTGCAAGTCCTGCTTCCCAGACAATAGCTAATTCTGCAAAGTTCTTGATGTTCTTAATAGCTGGACTTAGATGGCTATTGTAGTTACCAGAAGCATAATCATATTTCTGGTCGACCTCAATTTCGAATTCTATACCTGCTTTAGATAGTGCGTTAAAATACTTAGTAAATTTGTTAAGAAGTGGTAATGTAAGTTTGTATCCCATAAAGTTATTGGTTAAAACAAAAAGGAAGGTAGGCTGTTACACCTACCTTCCATGCAACTAACAACCGTGCTTAAACTCCACCTTGAAGAGCGCCAGTCATGACCACGATTGGGTCTTCTGACTCTTCAAGCATCTCGCGGAGGCGAATTGTATCATTAAGAAGTCCAACGGCGTCATCAAGGCTCGTAGCTTCAAATTGGAAGATTCTGGAACCGACATAAGGCCACTTTCCTTGGGAGAAGTGCTCCTTAGTAACAGTCAAAATAGCTTCATCAATCTTCTGCTCAAGCGTGGTGTGGCCAGTGTTATCAGTGATACGAATACGGACGATCTTTTCGTTGTTGGTCTTGTTGGTCATAATTATTTCTCTAATTGCGAGAAACACCTATGGCCATCTTATTTATAGTTTAGTCTTTTAGATTTTGAAGAGAGCCTAAATGCCTCTCTATGGTTAACGGGTTAATAACGTCAATGATTAATACACCTTTATATTACACATAATGAGATATAAAGGCTATACTAAAATTTATAGTTGATACATAACCAGTATCTTCTAATGTTCTTTGCCTATAACAATCTGTAGATTGTCTGACGTTTTAAGGCAACTAACATACTCAATTTTATCTACCTTTTTATTTTTAATTGCTCTAACTCAAACAAAGGTATACCGGTTATTACTGACACCTTGTTTGCAGCAGCTAATTCAGAGTCAAAACGTCCCAAATAATTGTCTGCTACATCTTTTGCTATCCATACTATTTTTTCTTTTAATGAACGAGAGTCTTTTACCTGTGATACATATTTGTATTTTGATGAGTATTTTTTATTAACTCTATTATCAAATATAGTTTTAAACCAAGCTGCTATATCTGTAGTTAAATATTTTTGTAATTTTACTGGAAAATTAATGGTTGTGCCCTGCCCAAATAAATAGATAGCCGCCTTATCATAAGCTTCTGCGGCCTCTTCTTCTAACCTATAGGAGCCTAACCCTAATTGCTTATGATTGATGTTAATATAACTTATCCATTTTTTTCCATTTTTTCTTACACCCACAAATGAAGAACTAGCTTTGCCTGAATGACTCCTTGGGGGCCTTTTTTTTCCACGGCTGGCTACTCCTCCTTTTCTACAAATACTTCTATTTTCTTTATTTGAAAAGTATTCTTTTAATGTATTACTTATTTGTTTTTTAACTGCTTCTTTATGCTCTTGTGTTGACTTCCGATATGGTTGCCCCTCTCCACCTTCATTTGTGTTAGTTAATGAACAACCTATCTTTTTATAATAAGTAATCCAATACTTTTCTCTATCAGACCAGTTATCAGTATTGCTCTCTTCAATAACTTCTAATACTGGCTTTAATTTCTTCCGAAGTAAGCAGCGGATCCAATTATCCTTATGCCTATTATGATTTAACCTCTTCTCCTGACAATGTTCGATAAGTCGTTTTTCTATTCTATTTTCATTACTCTTACCTACATAACGTATTTCATTAGTTTCTGGATCTTTTAATGTATAAATATAAACTTTCATTAGTTTACATTATACTAGATCAATAAGAGGTGTCAATGAATATTAAAACTTACATTTCTTAACTTAATCTTATCAGAATATCTAAAACATAATCGACATTTAGAACAAGCTCCTGCACTATCAGTATTTTTAATTTTTCCACTAGTTTCTGGGCAGGAAATGAACTTATATGGTGTATTGTCTAACTTATCTAAAGAAGCTAAACCTACATTTTTTCTATCTTTTAACTTTTCATATATTTTAAATCCTGATTCTGCATTAACTGGATCTATTGAAATATAAACAGCAACATTATCGGCACTAGACAAAATATCTACATACTCGTGACTTCTAGTGTATAGCCAAAACTGAATATCTGGAAATAATTTACATACATCTGTGAATGCTTTCGCAAATACTTCAGAAAATATGTCACCACTATAAAAAGCACGTAGAAATAAATGTTCTTTTTTGTTTTTATCTTTAAACTGCTGAAAACTAGCAGTTAATATAGTAACCAGCTCGTCATACCCTTTATCTACGACTAGTTCTGTATTTTGTTCTAATCTCTTTTTGACACCTTTGTAGATTTGAACAATTTTTGCCATGTAACAGGTTTGGCGCTTATGGTTATCTCGTATATATAAACAACCTCCAGGTCCACTAGTAGCTCCTGGGCATGTTCCACCATCTATAGGCAAACCAAAGTTCAAACCAAATGTATTATTATGGTTTGGTCTGAACTTTACCTTGCTGTTATCGGTGAAATAAAAAGTATTCTCTGGCATTAAAACTATAGATGCATCTCTCTTCTATTCGGAGATGAAGGGAGAGACTACTATAGCCTCTCCCTCAAAACCGAGTTAGACCTTATCGGGGTTGAGCTTATACACTCCACCACCAAGCATCTCAATAGCTTTAATCTTCTTGCTAGTCTGTGCTAACCAAGAACTTACGTCCTTTCGATTAGGTATATTAGCAAGCTTAGCTAACTCATCAATAGTAACTTCTTTTCCTGCCTTAGCAAAAGCAGAGATAATAGCTACACTCTTTTCTGTGCGCTTAAGCTTCTCAAAGACCTTGTCAGTGATAACCTTAACGTCATCATCAGCAGTCTGTTTAACTACAGGCTTAACTTTAGGAGCAGGGATAGACTCTTCTTCTTGAGCAGCCTTAATCTCCTCCATAGTCATAGCTTTAACTCTAGGAGGCTCATCATCATCTTTAGCTTTAGGCTTAGATGTGCTAGGAACAGGGAGGTCACTCTTCTTCTTAGCATTCTTGTTGATAGCATCAGTCTTGCTAGCCATCAGTTCAGCAATATGAGCATTAACAGGAGTATCTGCACGAGTAAGGTAATCTTCTGGTTTAGCTATGATAACCATATCTACAACCAGAATATTAGGGTCAAGCTTCAAAGAGTCACTATAAGTATTAATAGACTCAACGAGCTTATTTTTAGCTTCCCTTACTTGAACCTTGTCAGCAATGTTTTCAACAGGTATTTCAAAATGTATCGCAAGTTTATTCACAAATTTTTTAGACATAAAATAATAAAGGCCCTCTAGAAGAGGGCCAGGTTGATTCGTAACTAGATCACTTCCAGTTAGTTAGAAGTTCTGTAAGCTTTTCTCGGAATTTAAGGGTCATTAGAAACCAATAACGTTGCTTATTGGAATCTTTGCTTAATCGAGAGTTAATCTTGTTAGTTACTCTCAAAATAGGTGTGCCCGCTACTGTAGTGTTGCATAGCCTAGACATTCGCAAGAACACTGTATTTTCTTTTTCTCCTAATTTTTGGCTTAGAAACTCACCACATACAGATTGTCTTCTAGCATACATATGAAGAATAGTATCTAGTGTGTCTTTCCGGATGACAACTCTAGGGGTATTATGCCCTGCTGAGTTAGTAATGGTCTTAATATTAAATTCATCTATACCATTACAAAAGTAGGTATAAAAAGCATCATTACCTACTAAAGATAAAGCAGTATTCCTTAATGCTTCATCGTTAGCAGGTATCCTAGTTTTCTTCTCTACCTTTGCAACCTGCTCTTCTACCTTAATAGCCAACTCCGGTTGAACATAGGTTTTAACTTCAGGTGTGGGGCAAGCAGACTTCTCTTGAATAGGTGTGAGAAGAGCAATGAGCCTATTCTGCTTTTCAAGGATGTCTGTAAGCTGCTTTTTGACAAGAACAAACTCATCTGCGGTCATGTTGTAAATAGCCACAGCATCCTTTACCTCAAGCTCTGCGCTAGCATTAGCTGGGAATACAGGCTTATCTGTATTTTCGGTCATAACTGTATCAATTGTTTCAATCATATATAATTACTTTTTCCAATCCCATGTCTTAGTCTGGAAGTTCCAGACTGTTTCACCATGGAATACTTCTTCTTTACCTTTCCATCGTTCTCCTACTGACATCTCCATCCCTAATGCATCACCAGTCACACATCTACACTTATCAGTAAAATAGTACTTACAGATACTAGGAAAGTAGTTATCTTTCATTAGATCCTTATGTACTATATGGTAACTAGCATCATGGACAGAGTTTACACCATATACATATCTATTCCATACGTTATCCTTTTGTAACTGCTTCTTTAAAGAGATAACTATATCATACATGAACAAAGCTAGCTCAGAAGCTATAGCATAGGCTAAAGCTGTATTGTTAAATCCAGCTAGTAACCTAAAGTCTTCTGTATCATCAAAATGATAAGTAATCCCTCTAGCATTAGTAATAGTCTTAGTCTCTTCTACTTGTCTCAAACAGCTATCTCTATAAGCCATGTAGTCGATATATTCTTCCCAAGTTTTCAAGGCATATTCTATTCTATCTAGCTCTATATGAATACCTGACTCTGCATAGATCTCAGCTTGTATAGGAGCAGCAGCTGATAGTAGTTCAGCAGTATAAGCTACTCTAAATGAAATAGCTTTTGCTGACACATACTTAGAATAATCATCTTTAGTTATAGTAGGATCTCTAAAGTACTCTCTAGCTTTTTTAAGATGAAAGCCTCCTTGTAATAGATCATTTATATATTTACGATCATTAGACAAATAAGCAGCTAGAATA
This genomic window from Gammaproteobacteria bacterium contains:
- a CDS encoding hypothetical protein (Evidence 5 : Unknown function), translated to MSNDRKYINDLLQGGFHLKKAREYFRDPTITKDDYSKYVSAKAISFRVAYTAELLSAAAPIQAEIYAESGIHIELDRIEYALKTWEEYIDYMAYRDSCLRQVEETKTITNARGITYHFDDTEDFRLLAGFNNTALAYAIASELALFMYDIVISLKKQLQKDNVWNRYVYGVNSVHDASYHIVHKDLMKDNYFPSICKYYFTDKCRCVTGDALGMEMSVGERWKGKEEVFHGETVWNFQTKTWDWKK
- a CDS encoding conserved hypothetical protein (Evidence 4 : Unknown function but conserved in other organisms); amino-acid sequence: MPENTFYFTDNSKVKFRPNHNNTFGLNFGLPIDGGTCPGATSGPGGCLYIRDNHKRQTCYMAKIVQIYKGVKKRLEQNTELVVDKGYDELVTILTASFQQFKDKNKKEHLFLRAFYSGDIFSEVFAKAFTDVCKLFPDIQFWLYTRSHEYVDILSSADNVAVYISIDPVNAESGFKIYEKLKDRKNVGLASLDKLDNTPYKFISCPETSGKIKNTDSAGACSKCRLCFRYSDKIKLRNVSFNIH
- a CDS encoding hypothetical protein (Evidence 5 : Unknown function), which encodes MIETIDTVMTENTDKPVFPANASAELEVKDAVAIYNMTADEFVLVKKQLTDILEKQNRLIALLTPIQEKSACPTPEVKTYVQPELAIKVEEQVAKVEKKTRIPANDEALRNTALSLVGNDAFYTYFCNGIDEFNIKTITNSAGHNTPRVVIRKDTLDTILHMYARRQSVCGEFLSQKLGEKENTVFLRMSRLCNTTVAGTPILRVTNKINSRLSKDSNKQRYWFLMTLKFREKLTELLTNWK
- a CDS encoding hypothetical protein (Evidence 5 : Unknown function), whose amino-acid sequence is MTNKTNNEKIVRIRITDNTGHTTLEQKIDEAILTVTKEHFSQGKWPYVGSRIFQFEATSLDDAVGLLNDTIRLREMLEESEDPIVVMTGALQGGV
- a CDS encoding hypothetical protein (Evidence 5 : Unknown function), which codes for MKVYIYTLKDPETNEIRYVGKSNENRIEKRLIEHCQEKRLNHNRHKDNWIRCLLRKKLKPVLEVIEESNTDNWSDREKYWITYYKKIGCSLTNTNEGGEGQPYRKSTQEHKEAVKKQISNTLKEYFSNKENRSICRKGGVASRGKKRPPRSHSGKASSSFVGVRKNGKKWISYININHKQLGLGSYRLEEEAAEAYDKAAIYLFGQGTTINFPVKLQKYLTTDIAAWFKTIFDNRVNKKYSSKYKYVSQVKDSRSLKEKIVWIAKDVADNYLGRFDSELAAANKVSVITGIPLFELEQLKIKR
- a CDS encoding hypothetical protein (Evidence 5 : Unknown function); this translates as MSKKFVNKLAIHFEIPVENIADKVQVREAKNKLVESINTYSDSLKLDPNILVVDMVIIAKPEDYLTRADTPVNAHIAELMASKTDAINKNAKKKSDLPVPSTSKPKAKDDDEPPRVKAMTMEEIKAAQEEESIPAPKVKPVVKQTADDDVKVITDKVFEKLKRTEKSVAIISAFAKAGKEVTIDELAKLANIPNRKDVSSWLAQTSKKIKAIEMLGGGVYKLNPDKV